A region of the Megalops cyprinoides isolate fMegCyp1 chromosome 21, fMegCyp1.pri, whole genome shotgun sequence genome:
CATATTCCTGAAAGGAGTAATACGAGCCCATCGTTTATCCAGACAGGCCCACATTAATGAACTCACCGCAGCCCCTTTAAAAGGGAGCCTTTAGGCTCACACTCATACTGTGAACATCTCTGAATATGCTGCATGGATCCATGGTTGAGTTCCCCTGTGCAAACCCTTCcacacttttacattacatttagcagattctcttatctGGAGCAATATacagattacagtttttcattatacttttttttttttttttttacagttatccatttatagatgGATTgtcactgaggcagttctgggttaagtagctttcccaagggtacagcagcagtgccccagcagggaatcaaactggcaaccttttatttacgagctctgctccttaccacaatgctacactgctgtcaccTTTATGTGAATGTCATGTGAATGCTCGCAGCCTGCAGAAGACAAGGAAGTCAAAAAGAAACTGCAGGCAACTCTCAGTGTACGCatataaacaaatgcatttacatgttcTGTGAAGTTCACCATCAGAACACCTGATCAGCCACTGTAGCATGGTGCCACATATTAATACttaaatttttcaaattttagaCCCCAGGTTGCCACCCATTTATTTGTATGAGCAGAACATAGCATTGATTGGTTAAAATCAAATCAGCGAGTCACTGACATTACACAGTAGCTCCTCCCTTTTTTGGGGGGCTCGTCTGGCCTCCATCTCCCTTCCCTGTGACCCCGCGTGCCAAAGCAGGGCGAAACCCCTGGCCTTTACAGCTGCAGAGCTGAGCAATGTGCACCTCGCTGGCCCCTGGTCAGCGGTAATGTCACGCCTCGCAGTGGAAATGCCAGCCATGCCGATCGTCATTCGTTCGGCCCCTTTGGTTTTCACGCCCTGGCGAGAGGGATGCGTTCGGTTTTCTCTGGTTACGGGACTCAATGGATCCCTCTCAGCTGCCCAGCAGTGGATGACACGCAGGGACTGCGGCCAATTTAAACAAACTGCAGCCAAAAGCAGTCACATTTTAACTGCTGAGGGCAATCTGCACTGCAAttctgttttgtatgtgtgtatatatacacacactcacacaaatactgtatatgcataaaAGCAAACCGGCTGTTGTGGTACAAACAGGGGCAGAGAATTTAACTGCATTTGACAGTTACCACGAACCTATTTTTGAATGTTCTGCATGAATAAGTAGCATGCCATATTGAATAAACATCACATTAGCGGGTcacttctttttcctttctgcttGGTTGTGTTTTAGGCCGGGCATTGTGCAGAATGCTGTGAAGATTCACTGATCTTGAGGATGTGTGGATTGGCTACAGGCGGCTCTTTGAATGGCATGAGCCACTCTAGATACTTCTACGATCAGTGCATCACAATTACAAGGAGGATAAATTCCTAGAAAACAACCAGTGAAAATGGACACTTTAGTGGGAGGGGGGACCCAGGGAGATGGAAGAGCGGGAATGAAGAGGAGGAGTAAGAGGAACATAACAATGATGCAGCAGAGGTTAAATCAAAATGCAGGGATtctccatttcaaaatgcagtttcCCTTTTAAAGCTTATGTGTAATACTCAcaagagacagaggcagaaggaCAGTGATGAGTCCAGAAAACAAGCGTAGAAAACATATCAAAAGGAGATGCATGCTCTGGCTCTGCATATCCAACTCTACCTTCTCAGGGAGCACTCTTCCCTTTCACTGCTGTAGCATGCTCCAGCTccgcccccgcctcctcctcctgctgctgctgctcctccctctgctcctcctctcctcccttctcctcctcttcctcgccgAGCACCACGCTCTGACGGACGCTGACGGAGATGACGAGGGCCTGCACGATGCCGTACGCCAGGGCGAACTGAGGCAGGTACTCCTGCACCAGCCAGAGaagcccccccatccccacgGTGGAGACGAAGAACAGCGCCATCCCGTGGATCCACAGCTTCAGCGCGCCCTGAACCCCCAGGACGTCCAGGACCACCCGCACCGGGGGGGACACCGTCCACAGGAAGCCCACCACGAACAGGTCGAACAGGTGGCGCAGGAAGTTGAAGCAGATCTCGTAGTGCTCCGGCAGGACCTCCCCCTTCCAGGACCGGGCAAAGAGGCGGAACGGGGAggcggggtgggaggggggcgtAGGGGAAGGTGGAGGGGTGCCGTAATCCGAGGACTCCCCGTCTTTGTCAGAATCCCACCCCCCTTCGTTCCACCCGACGCACTTCCTCTGCCTGAGCCCCCCCGAGCCCGACGCTCGGGGCCAAAACAGGTACGACGACGGCAGCACCTTACTCCACCACCTGGGGGcgctctgtgtgctctcctctgcctccatcCTCCCAGCTCCAAGATCCTCGATTTCCATTGACTGGATCTTCTCTTCCTTCTCCCAGTACTGCGCTGCTACTTGCCTTGGGTCACTTTGCTTTCTccaacccccccaaacccacgttgacaccccaccccacccccatccccagctGCCCTTTATCTCCTCCTCATCAGTTGCAGACTTGTTACCCCCCCAGGGGCGGTAGGAGAGGGCGGGACGCACCCACCCCCAAACTCGCCCTGCTACAGCCGCCATATTTATCAGCCCCTGTCTCTAAAAAAAGGGCTGTCCTTGCTTTGAGCAGAACGTAATACCttttccttggaaaaaaagactggaCAGCTGTAGCTTTTCAAGAAACAGTTGCAAAAATACTAATTCCAAAACACACCTAATTTTTCTAGGTATAcataaagatatttttaaaaccgGGAAAAAGTTGGCAAGACACCCTTCAAGTATCCTAGATATGCTGTCATTTAAATGGGGGTTATATGATAATAAATTTCGTATTTTTAACTTACTTCACCAGCATTATAACTGGGCTTTCTTGCCTTTCGGTTCACTCTAAAAAAAGTTTCAACTGAAATAACTTTTCATCACTTGATTAGGAATGCTAACAGTGTCTAACCTGATGTTCTTCGGGTTTTTACTGACTCACCTGTTCCCGGGTGTGTCAGTTTTAACACCAACTGCTCCTTGTCACCTGCCACAACTTCGCACAATAGCCTGGCAACGCCCAGGAATTTCACATATTCGCTGATTAAGCCTGGTAACTTTCGCTTCAAACCTGAGGAGGGTACTCCCTTCCCACTGAAACACTAGTCACCTACACTATAGGCTACGGGTTACTTAACACGATAGTGATCAGGAGTCTCTTTCCAAAGCCAAACAAGTACAAACTTGTACTCTATCCAGTTAGCTGGCGGAGTGAATGTACAGGCGAATTACAGGAAGCgtctgaaaataatttcaccATGTATCAAAACTACCGTTTACCAAAAATAACCCTCCCAATACATCGTGTGCCAACTAAGTTATTATGATTAAGATCTAGTAATCTAGCTCTATGTAGTATTATTGTCCAGGGTCATTTACAAGTTATTTGCTTAGTGTTGACTTTTATAATCCCTGATTTGATAAATCACGCTTCTTCACACTTATTCCAAAAACACAGGAAGGTTCCTGTGAGATTCACCATCACTTCATTAGCTAGCCGACCATCTAATTAAGCAAAGCAGTGCTGCTAACGAGCTACCTCGCTGCACAAATTAGTCAAATTGGCTAGTTCGAGCTACTTGTGCgctgtaaataaaacagaaaaggaatgtaaaattaaaaacgTCGATAACCGTTAATTTACGTCCACTTCGGTTAACTAGCTGTTGATCATCCTCATTACCCCGCGTTGTCTTGGCTTTGGTTTATTATCTTCCGTAAAGatccttgtttttcccttttcttccagaaaacaaaaggagaTGCGTCCCGTTCCTCGGACCTTGTGCGTATGTGGCCGTTTACGATCGTTTGACTTCGGTCAGATTCTTGGTCCCCTTTGTCtcgtttttgtttcttttttatttcaaaaaataaaaacgcaGAGTTTCAATGTTTTCAGTCTCAATTTACACGGTTGCCATCGCTATGGAcctcagctagctagctgcggCAGGATTCGGAATGAAAGTTGGTAGCCAGCGTTAGCTCGCAAGCAAAATCGCATGATATCTTTTGAAAAAAGTCTTTAAACGCCGTTAACGGTTCCCTCGTTTCTGTGATATACGGCGGTATTCTGAATGAGCTCGTCCTGATGCCTTTGTTGCAAATCAGCTTGAAACTTCTTTCTTCTTTAAGTTGCAATGATCACAGTTGCTGCAAACCTGCACTGCCAGCGAGGTAGCTCCACGGCAAATTCGCCCCTGTGCGCAAACTACGTGGATCCATCGTCCGGCTGACCTCtattcctgttttcctgttaaAATCGCCTCGGTTCAACGGCGCTAActgccattttcttttacatCCTCGTAGAGCTACAACCGATTGGCCCGCAAGTCATAGCTGCATGAATGCAAATAACATCATCTACGTTAAAAGAAAGGCAACACCTGGCAACCGGAAACAGCTGCGGGAGCCCTTCCATAGACAGACAATTTCCACACTACGGAAAAGCGTAAGGGACATCCCCCACCGCCTGCATGGCTGGCAGTGTCCATTTTGTGACGTgccatttgaatgaaatttcattgattttaggACTATTCATAGTATGTACAATGTATTAAATTACAACAGTGAACAAAACCTATTGTGATTCTATAAACTTTGCAGACGACAAAGTGGAAGCTAGATCGAGAAACACTATTTGTTCTTTCCAATCCTATGGTAAATTGCTGTCAGATTTGACATataatgttgttttattcattgctGAGGGTGACAATGACCAAAATTAGGCAATCCATATATCAGTTTGGCATCTTATAAAGGTTTTGAATTAATTATAAACGAAACAAAACCTCCACTATTTAAgcaaaattttatttacaatacaAGATGGATTCAAAGACATAAATAACTGCCCTCATATGAAAACAAAGTGAGTGGTTTGGGCTAACTGAATTTGGTTTCGGGGTAAAGTGAACTTTCAGTCTTCAGGACAACATGTCCATGCAATGTCCATGTAGTGCAGGAATTTAAAGAGCCTGAACAGACACCAACACAAAGCAATCCCATTGCAAAAGGTGCACGAAGGTGCAGAAAGTGCGTTAGTCCTTCTGCATTATTGGGGATATTAGCATCGCTTACCAGCCCCATGTCTTACACAGCAAGGTAGGTCTGACACACACCTGATAAAGCTGTTACTCTGTCAGTAAAAAAGGTGTTGGATAATATACAATTTGTGTTGTTGAACATGACGAGATCTAGGGTAGGCTGTTAacttatgaaaataatttttgggAGGCAGAGGCACACTATATTTGGGGGACTGTCATGGCCCTTTCTGAGAATTTTAATTATGGACTGCAGGTGGTGATGGTCTTGTCCATAAGATTCAAGGCTCACTAGCAGCAAGAGGTGCCCcgttatatatattttactgttgaTCATAAATCAGATCTGGCATATTTATAGTAGCAAATGAAAGCGCCATCTTGGGGTCAGATTAACCTTGTGTGCAGGGGTTAGGAAATTTGAGTTGTGGCCTTAAAACTGCGATGGTAATACCTGAAGTTATTTGGATTTTGtttgaataatgcatttgatttttttctaccAGGTAGTAAAAGGCCATTCTGAGTAATCTGAGCTGCTCAAACATGCAGAAGAGAATATACAGCAATACTGTGTTGGTCAGAAATCAGCACTTTGACAGCTACCGCTATTCCACAACTTTTTCCTCCTGGATTAATCTGAAGGCATTTGCTTTAGTCTGAACTGCTATATATGCAACTACGTCGTAAACCCAAGTTGGATGGTgtgaatatttatattgtgaACTTACTCCTGTCAGAACTCAATTACCTAAACAGTTAAATTATTCTGTGCCATGTGGTTGCAGTGGCAGTGTGCCGCATTTGGGTAAGTGCTAAAGTTCTAATCTTGCTTCAGGCAATGCCACAGCTTTCAAGCAGACCtacaacaaaaaactgaaaaccctTCCTAGGTTTGATAAACATTCTAGGCTCAGATTTAACATAACCCTGTTAGTTTAAAATTACTCCTGCAAATgagaacacaaagcaaaaaacatttaaagctgagaattttttattttatttcaaacaaacaagTGGGTATCCTTGAAGATCTTGCCCGGTATTTCctgtggaacaaaaaaaaaaacgtttaacTACCATTTCATAGGAGAGACATTTGAGTACCAAAGTGGTGGATGTGCAAGAAACAGTTACCACTTGACAAGTGAATTTGTGTTGAAGTTACTCTGCCAGATTGAAGTGGGAATTAAAAACGGCTCTGCAGTGAATGGAGAGCTTGATGCCTTAACCGTCACCCGCGCCGGGTGAGAGCGGCTGCCCGCTAGGAGCTGCTCCGCCACGTTCAGAGTGTCTCAGTGCGCTGCGAGTAGATCCTCACTTTAGCTCAGTTGAACCGAAAAATGCAATCATCATCAACACTCCGAACAGCCAACACGGCCAGATACCGACGGCTAGCTGACCCCACCGTGTGCGCTCCAATAAGCATTTACTGGTGGAGGGCAAACAAGGTGTTCGCTTACCATTTATTGACCAACACGTCCGGGGAAAGTGGACCCTCCAGTCTGTCACCTAAGGAGTGAATGTGAGAGATTAGCATTGATGCGAATCTTTGGGGAAAATCTCATCTCCGAGTCTCCCGTAGCGTGTGTTCAGTGCACTGTGAAAGAGCTTCATGTTGTACATCAGAGACTCTAGTCTATTAATTCATCATTACACACAAGGCGGACATCAAAACGGTCAGAAATCAAAGCATATGGGACTGATGCAGTTATGGTCATTGGGGTATGGTCAATCCAGTTAACACCCTGAATTGTCAGCCCATTTAACACCAAACCTGCCACCATCCATAAGGTGGACAGCTATACTGACCTTTCCACACCAATTGCTCTATCACAATGATTTGGCATGCAGTCCCAACTTCAAAGACAGTATGGTCCTTCACAATcctgacaggggaaaaaacacagctcagtgGCACACActccaacagacacacagaacagctaACTGCTGGCAAGCCACGGTCCAGGAAGGCTAGCTGGCAAATTCGGCATGAGGCAGCGTTGGCTTACCACATGCAGACGTACCATTTCTGAAGATGGCGCTCAAATCCTCCATATTCTGCAGATcagaaagggaaagggggagtTAAGTAATTCAACTTTGAATGAGTCTTTGGGAAAACAATCTTGAAACAGCATTGTGTGTTCAGAGCACTGTGAAAACTTCACATTACAGTCAGAGACTCTAGTCTATGAATTCATCATTATACACACTGACAAGACTCCAGCTCTGGGCATCTTagtgttacatttattcagccAAGAAAACTAGGAAGACAATTTTACCTGGAGTTCTTGTGCTCACATCCTGAAAGCTGAAACCTCAATTCCATGCTCCTAGAAGCAGGAAATTGAAACGATTAGCATCTgcaaatcccagaatgcaaatCCCACTTTcagacatgctgtgtgtgttcagtgcacTGTGAAAGAGCATCATGTTTTCATCAGAGACTCTAGTCTATGAAATCATcattgcacacacaaacaaccagaGCGCAGTTGGGGGAAATCTGATTACATGCATTTCAGTCAACTGCAGATATGTACCCTGAAAGCCACAAACACTAACTTCATTGAATGAGGGCGCCACTTGGCAGATGTGATTTGGCTGCTGTACTACTGAAGTTTATACAGACACATCCAAATCTAATCCTAAATGTTGGTGCCCAAACACCTCGAGCTCCACACTGACCTTCTCACCAAGCTGTATAGCGTTGAAGCAGTCTGACTTCTTTGTCAATTCAGGAGATGTGAAGATCTCAtctgaagaaagaaaatatgttttcaatgttCAAGGGACCAAGGGACCATTTTCATGGTCCTCGAGGATGATCAAAATAGATGTTTGAGCACTTAATGTGAATTCCATTCTACTCCAGCATCCATTTATTTTCCCAAAGTAGTCTGTTCTAGAAGGCACAGAACAGCCAAAATGACCTTGAGATTAAACTAGGTACACAAATACGAATTATGTCAGTGCATAGTCACCTTGACCCAATCCCTTCCGCATCTGGCAAAACAAATTGACTGGCTTTCTAGGTAGCCACCTACTTGCCCAATCAACAACCAGTTAAGTTCAAGTAAGCCATCTTACCCCAAATCATCATCCATGGTACCCATTAAGTCAGGGACTTTAGTGGTAAACTTCATTTCGAAACCTAGAAAGtaaatacatttgcacatttgttaGCCACCATTTAGTCAACTTTTCCGATTCATTCACCAACATTGGTAATTTAGCTTATCAGTAATCAACCTTGGCAGTAGGACTCATTCCTGTACAATCTAGTCTTAGGCACGTTAGCTACAGAGTCATAAAActataaatggtaaaaaaaaaaaaaaaaaaaacaccggtCATGCAAAATTGCTAGCAAGTAACCGTGGCCTACACTACTACCTCGCCGTGGAAATATGCGGAGATATTCTACAACATCCAGGCGGAGGCACGTGCGCAAACCAAACTGATGGATCAACATCCAattcatgcaaataaaatgtaaatactgaaGGTTAAATGTGTACTGCTAAGATAAGATGAGCTGCAGCTAACTTTGAAGGGAATTCTTGGTCGGCCTCTGCTAGTGTCTGCATTCAGTTAATTGCGTTAGCTCACGAACATGCAAAAATCAAATGCCACGCTTTTCCTAAGTACACGAGGAGAGCCGAGAAAGGATTCCCTACACAAAGCTACGTTACTACTCTACACATTGCTTCCGTTATATATTGGCTGCATGATATAATTCGTCAGACAACTCACCACTGTCAATTCCAGGCGACATGTGGTCAAAAGGAGCGTTGTGCTCTGCAGTTGCATATTTATATGGGTCCTATCATAGGTAGCAATCATACTGCCTGATGTTTATAGCGCCTTAGCTGGCTAGTTGAACTCCAGAGCGACAAAACGTCCTAATTTAATTCTCAGAAAGGATTTAAAACTAAAAGAAATAACTTAATATCAATATCCCAATATGAGAAAATTATAATGAACACTTTTTACAGTTcctaagaagaagaagaatattCATACTTTCTTTGAAGGGGAGCGaatggaatacatttttcatattatatgtTGTAGTTTTTGACGTTAACATACTTTCCACCTGGCTGACTGTAATTGACTGTAATTCTGGCTGCTCTATAAATTGTTTTGATATTGTTTCTGAGGTGAAGGGTTGGccttgtaaattgctctggataagggcgtcgACCAATTTCGTACATAAATAAGGGCTTGGAGGTGCAGTCTCAGGGCATGACCTATCAAAACTACGCAATTTACgttaaacacacagaacatcCCTGTCGTTTCTTTACTTCGTTTTACCTCGTACGGTTTTTCTGCGTGTTGGACACGGTATTATTAGAAATGCCATGGGGTTTTGCATTGCTGATTAAGTTCCTGGAGTTACAGTTTATTTCGGTTTGTTGCGTAGAAATACTTTCTTTTCCCCCCGAGGAAGTATATTGAAAAATTGCAAGAAAATCTCTGCGATACCGCACGCCAGTACAGTCAGCTAGTGTGGCAGAAGTTGCAGAAATGGTAGATGTTGTTGCATACATGCGTGCAAATGGCTgggttttaaaacaaaatgtataccTAAAAAGCCAATATAGGACTGCATCGGTAGAAAGCTTCTCAGCTCTCAAAAGTGTAAGACACGAACCAGAAATGAAACCGTTCAAACTCGTTTGTCAGGATTACCAGTTATGTCAGTTACAAAGTATGTGTAAACAAATTGGAAAGGGTAGTTTTTACACCGCAGTTACATTCCAGGAAAATGGCGGTTGGATTCATCTTCAAATAGGGTAAATCAGCGTCcgtgttcgttttttttttttttgtcctaaTACGCAGGGTCTTATTTGTGAATTTGTAAATTCAAcctcaaatacatatatacaaatggagttgatagaaaaaaaaaattttccgCCCAACGTGGGGCTCGAACCCACGACCCTGAGATTAAGAGTCTCatgctctaccgactgagctaGCCGGGCGTTGGGAAATGGGTTTTCCTACAGC
Encoded here:
- the c21h6orf47 gene encoding uncharacterized protein C6orf47 homolog encodes the protein MAAVAGRVWGWVRPALSYRPWGGNKSATDEEEIKGSWGWGWGGVSTWVWGGWRKQSDPRQVAAQYWEKEEKIQSMEIEDLGAGRMEAEESTQSAPRWWSKVLPSSYLFWPRASGSGGLRQRKCVGWNEGGWDSDKDGESSDYGTPPPSPTPPSHPASPFRLFARSWKGEVLPEHYEICFNFLRHLFDLFVVGFLWTVSPPVRVVLDVLGVQGALKLWIHGMALFFVSTVGMGGLLWLVQEYLPQFALAYGIVQALVISVSVRQSVVLGEEEEEKGGEEEQREEQQQQEEEAGAELEHATAVKGKSAP